In Dehalogenimonas etheniformans, one genomic interval encodes:
- a CDS encoding multicopper oxidase family protein has product MSDKEIGVSRRDFMTRVGLISAGAAVGAILTRVPLPLEAQGGMGGGGGGMGGGGGGMGGGGGGMGGGGGGGGMGGGTIDPPIGAAFKDPALLANTSTTPGIFEGYLGAGMASVNVNGTTANLYTYNGLYPGPMIKVNHGDRMKIHFTNSLPKTTATNYLGFEKNHTNIHTHGLHVSPKEPADAAHLDILPGNGYDYEYDLGLQPGGSLYFLHAHKHGLVAEQHWGGLVSPILVNDEIPVLQGFESHVMILKDINIVNGAPEAHSSSMDYMHGKEGNTVTVNGLVNPLLATKPGQVQRWRVLNASNARFYKLSLQGHQLNVVGTDGGMLDKPYAVSSLILSPGERVDLLVKASTTKGNYKFLSLPYSRMGMMQSAQITMLTMAVQGSKVNQSIPAVVDPSAKRLNLNVANFPKRTIVLSMSMSRGYINGMDFDVAPYTIMSQVGTMDMPSYEVWEVVNNSNMDHPFHQHVNAAQVLSITGGDSAYTNLYTTTPAWKDVVIVPKGGSIRLLIPVLDYDGMAMFHCHILEHEDIGMMGMWHLMSPMPM; this is encoded by the coding sequence ATGTCTGACAAAGAAATTGGTGTTTCACGCAGGGATTTCATGACCAGAGTTGGTCTTATTTCAGCCGGAGCTGCGGTCGGGGCAATTTTGACCAGAGTACCGCTGCCGCTGGAGGCTCAGGGCGGTATGGGCGGAGGCGGTGGAGGCATGGGAGGGGGCGGTGGCGGTATGGGTGGTGGTGGCGGTGGAATGGGCGGAGGTGGTGGCGGCGGTGGAATGGGAGGCGGCACTATCGATCCTCCGATCGGCGCGGCTTTCAAGGATCCGGCTCTGTTGGCCAACACCTCGACAACTCCCGGCATCTTCGAGGGATATCTCGGTGCCGGCATGGCGTCAGTAAACGTCAATGGCACGACTGCAAACCTTTACACCTACAACGGGCTCTACCCGGGGCCGATGATCAAAGTCAATCATGGCGACAGGATGAAGATCCATTTCACCAATTCCCTGCCGAAAACCACAGCCACAAACTATCTCGGTTTCGAAAAAAACCACACCAATATCCATACCCATGGCTTACATGTGTCACCCAAGGAACCGGCTGATGCCGCCCACCTGGATATTCTTCCAGGTAACGGCTACGATTATGAATACGACCTTGGCTTGCAGCCTGGTGGTTCCCTGTATTTCCTGCACGCTCATAAGCATGGGTTGGTTGCGGAGCAGCATTGGGGCGGGCTTGTATCGCCCATTTTGGTAAATGATGAAATCCCGGTTCTCCAGGGTTTCGAGAGTCACGTAATGATCCTGAAAGACATCAACATCGTGAACGGGGCACCTGAGGCCCATTCTTCCAGCATGGACTACATGCACGGCAAAGAGGGCAACACGGTTACCGTTAACGGATTGGTGAATCCTCTTCTCGCGACAAAACCGGGGCAGGTGCAGAGGTGGCGTGTCCTGAACGCATCCAACGCTCGTTTTTACAAACTGAGCTTACAAGGTCATCAATTGAACGTAGTGGGAACTGATGGTGGCATGCTGGACAAACCTTATGCGGTTTCAAGCCTGATCCTGTCGCCGGGAGAGAGGGTGGATCTCCTGGTGAAGGCGAGTACCACCAAAGGAAACTACAAGTTTCTGTCGCTACCTTATTCCAGGATGGGCATGATGCAAAGCGCTCAGATAACAATGCTCACCATGGCGGTACAGGGATCGAAGGTAAACCAGTCGATTCCTGCAGTTGTCGATCCATCGGCGAAGAGGCTCAATCTGAATGTGGCGAACTTCCCCAAGCGCACCATCGTTCTCAGTATGAGTATGAGCCGCGGTTATATTAACGGCATGGACTTCGATGTGGCGCCTTACACTATAATGTCGCAGGTTGGAACGATGGACATGCCTTCATACGAAGTGTGGGAAGTGGTGAATAACTCCAACATGGACCATCCTTTCCATCAGCACGTCAACGCCGCACAGGTGCTGTCGATCACTGGCGGCGACAGTGCTTACACCAATCTTTACACCACGACCCCGGCATGGAAAGATGTCGTCATTGTACCCAAGGGAGGCAGTATAAGGCTTCTGATCCCTGTTCTGGATTACGACGGCATGGCCATGTTCCACTGCCACATCCTGGAACATGAGGATATCGGTATGATGGGCATGTGGCATTTGATGTCGCCGATGCCGATGTAG
- a CDS encoding alpha/beta hydrolase: MIVTSTGKWFRKLLKVMGALLAGFLLLSVIGSVAIMTVPRLPLTADPILINPEYQSVSFIARDGVTLKGWFFPGDNGTVIVIVHGGFQNRVDDLANTAGIGRDLVRLGFNLLLFDLSGRGESGGKGVNLKYEPSDIGGAVDYLKQRGFNTNSIGLMGFCSGAAGVCIFSAGEQVGAVVLDGCFNTIKSMVINQARERHIPIRLLSAFHSTMKQIVKYSYRYETQDPIDFIGKIESPILLIHEQFDDLVSYQDTLDIYSRATVTDVMFWEVQGAYHSRAYDYDPTAYINRIVGFFESKLTL; this comes from the coding sequence ATGATTGTCACTTCAACAGGGAAGTGGTTCCGGAAACTCCTCAAGGTGATGGGCGCCCTGTTGGCGGGGTTTTTACTCCTGTCAGTTATCGGTTCTGTCGCTATAATGACGGTTCCACGCCTGCCGTTAACAGCAGACCCGATTTTGATCAATCCGGAGTACCAGTCGGTCTCATTTATCGCCCGGGACGGTGTGACTTTGAAGGGATGGTTCTTTCCCGGCGACAACGGGACGGTAATCGTCATCGTCCATGGAGGTTTCCAAAATCGCGTGGATGACTTGGCCAACACCGCAGGGATCGGACGGGACCTGGTCAGGTTGGGCTTCAACCTTCTGCTGTTTGACTTGAGTGGAAGAGGGGAGAGTGGGGGCAAAGGAGTAAACCTCAAGTATGAACCCTCGGACATCGGCGGGGCGGTGGACTACCTAAAACAGAGAGGGTTTAATACCAATTCGATCGGTTTGATGGGTTTCTGTTCAGGAGCGGCCGGAGTGTGCATCTTTTCCGCAGGCGAACAGGTTGGCGCGGTCGTTCTCGACGGCTGTTTTAATACCATAAAGTCTATGGTGATCAACCAGGCCAGAGAACGGCACATACCCATCCGATTATTGAGTGCCTTCCATTCCACAATGAAGCAGATCGTCAAATATTCCTACCGGTACGAAACACAAGACCCCATCGATTTCATCGGAAAAATCGAGTCGCCAATTCTTCTGATCCATGAGCAATTCGATGACCTGGTAAGTTATCAGGACACGTTAGATATTTACTCAAGGGCTACAGTAACCGATGTCATGTTCTGGGAAGTACAGGGCGCCTACCACAGCCGGGCTTATGATTATGACCCGACCGCGTATATCAACAGGATAGTCGGGTTTTTTGAGTCCAAACTAACCCTCTGA
- a CDS encoding DinB family protein: MNSLKKKLLLDSFVAAPDQLESALKSIDLKIVDWKPGQGEWSVRQVVFHVVDGEANYYLRIRKAIAEPGGTVIAYDQNKWTDHFDYPGRSIEEGLRLFRLLRTSTYQLMAQLPDSAWANTVQHSERGTLTLENLLNGTESHVLEHLRQIQDNVTRFANR, encoded by the coding sequence ATGAATTCTTTGAAAAAGAAACTCCTTCTTGATTCGTTCGTAGCCGCTCCGGATCAATTGGAATCTGCCTTAAAATCAATAGATCTAAAGATTGTGGATTGGAAGCCGGGTCAGGGAGAATGGAGCGTCCGGCAAGTGGTCTTTCATGTGGTTGATGGCGAGGCCAACTATTACCTGCGGATTAGAAAGGCGATCGCCGAGCCGGGCGGGACCGTCATCGCCTATGATCAAAACAAGTGGACGGATCATTTTGATTATCCGGGACGCAGCATCGAGGAAGGTCTGCGCCTGTTTCGTCTGCTCAGAACGTCAACGTACCAGTTGATGGCTCAATTGCCCGACAGCGCATGGGCAAACACCGTCCAACATTCCGAACGTGGCACATTGACCCTTGAAAACCTTCTAAATGGAACCGAAAGTCATGTGCTCGAACACTTGAGACAGATCCAGGACAATGTTACCCGATTCGCGAATAGGTAA
- the rlmN gene encoding 23S rRNA (adenine(2503)-C(2))-methyltransferase RlmN, protein MSENPEKVNLQDLTFRELTEFVGTLGATANQATELWRCLYRRFQTDFDDMTGLGASLQGRLSESARFTVLELLEEAVSADGLTTKVLFRLEDGKTIEAALMLFNNQGNGRERRTVCVSSQVGCPIGCRFCATGQQGFERNLSPGEIVAQLLYFIRRLENESVRAETTEPHYKATNVVFMGMGEPLANYENVRSAIDIIGSPKGLNMGLRQITLSTAGMVPEIQRLARENVPCQLALSLHAATDELRQQLVPLTRKYPLQELIAACREYSAQTRRHVYIEYALFNGINDSPEDADKLIELLGQGDFPINLIPCNITPGKNGFGPSPVEKAHAFQKRLIAGGIRAMLRVSRGSDIDAGCGQLKSRCQDNR, encoded by the coding sequence ATGTCTGAGAATCCGGAAAAAGTGAATCTTCAGGACCTGACGTTTCGCGAATTGACGGAATTCGTCGGGACGTTGGGGGCAACGGCAAACCAAGCGACCGAACTCTGGAGGTGTTTATACCGGCGCTTTCAAACGGATTTTGATGACATGACCGGCTTGGGCGCATCCTTACAAGGCCGATTGAGTGAATCTGCCAGGTTCACCGTTCTTGAACTTCTTGAAGAAGCCGTATCCGCAGACGGCTTGACGACCAAAGTCCTTTTCAGACTGGAAGACGGCAAAACGATCGAAGCGGCACTTATGCTTTTTAACAACCAGGGCAATGGGAGGGAACGCCGCACGGTGTGCGTCTCCAGCCAGGTCGGGTGCCCGATCGGCTGCCGGTTTTGCGCTACCGGGCAACAGGGATTCGAGAGGAATTTAAGCCCCGGTGAAATAGTAGCACAGCTCTTATACTTTATTCGCCGCCTCGAAAACGAATCCGTTAGGGCTGAAACAACGGAACCCCATTACAAAGCGACTAACGTTGTGTTTATGGGAATGGGTGAACCCCTCGCCAATTATGAAAACGTCAGGTCCGCAATCGATATCATCGGTTCGCCAAAGGGCTTGAACATGGGGCTGCGTCAGATCACTCTTTCGACCGCGGGCATGGTGCCGGAAATTCAAAGGCTAGCGCGCGAAAATGTCCCGTGTCAGCTTGCGCTCTCCTTGCACGCCGCTACAGATGAACTCCGTCAGCAACTGGTGCCTTTGACGAGGAAATATCCTTTGCAGGAGTTGATCGCAGCTTGCCGCGAATACTCGGCACAAACCCGAAGACATGTCTATATCGAGTACGCTCTGTTTAACGGGATAAACGATTCCCCGGAGGACGCGGACAAACTCATAGAATTGCTGGGGCAAGGCGATTTCCCGATCAACCTGATTCCCTGCAACATAACGCCAGGAAAAAACGGTTTCGGTCCGTCACCCGTTGAAAAAGCGCACGCTTTTCAGAAACGGTTGATCGCTGGCGGCATCAGGGCGATGCTCCGGGTCTCCCGTGGCTCGGATATCGATGCTGGATGCGGCCAGCTTAAAAGCCGCTGCCAGGACAACAGATAA
- a CDS encoding GNAT family N-acetyltransferase, whose amino-acid sequence MKSDISIRLATAEDLKAINDIYNYYVTASTCTYQEEHETLEGRKKWFEHHQPGIHPVVVAEQAGVVLGWGSLSPYHSRCAYRYTVENSIYIHPEYLRQGIGSAILKDLVKRARGIGYHAIIAAIDGSQSASIEMHHKFGFKEVGQFREVGFKFGTWLNVIYLELMLDESH is encoded by the coding sequence ATGAAAAGTGACATTTCCATCAGGCTGGCAACCGCAGAAGATTTGAAAGCCATCAATGATATTTACAATTATTATGTCACGGCATCTACCTGCACTTACCAGGAAGAGCATGAAACCCTAGAGGGCCGAAAAAAGTGGTTTGAACACCATCAGCCTGGGATCCACCCTGTGGTGGTCGCCGAACAGGCTGGAGTAGTTTTAGGGTGGGGCTCTCTGTCCCCTTATCACTCCAGGTGCGCTTACCGTTATACCGTGGAAAATTCAATTTATATTCATCCCGAGTATCTCCGGCAGGGGATCGGTTCGGCTATTCTAAAAGACCTTGTGAAGCGCGCCCGCGGGATCGGATACCACGCCATTATTGCAGCAATAGACGGCAGCCAGAGCGCCAGCATTGAGATGCACCACAAATTTGGCTTCAAGGAAGTTGGGCAATTCCGGGAAGTGGGTTTCAAGTTCGGGACCTGGCTGAACGTCATTTACCTTGAACTCATGCTTGACGAGTCACATTGA
- a CDS encoding YwbE family protein has protein sequence MSIINRSDLKPGVRVSIVQKADQKTGRLTDGVVQDILTSSATHPHGIKVRLVSGEVGRVKSIRKPT, from the coding sequence TTGAGCATCATCAACCGATCCGATCTGAAACCCGGGGTCCGGGTATCAATAGTGCAAAAAGCCGATCAGAAGACCGGCAGGCTCACCGATGGAGTAGTCCAGGACATCCTGACCTCTTCCGCCACCCACCCCCACGGCATCAAAGTCCGCCTGGTGAGCGGCGAGGTCGGTCGGGTGAAGTCAATCAGAAAGCCGACTTAA
- a CDS encoding M42 family metallopeptidase, with the protein MDDIERLLKELTEASGVSGYEKDVRLIMERRFVPLGRVSRDRLGSVIGFQKGSSVSPRILIAAHMDEIGFMVKMVTKEGFIKFVPLGGWPNQHLPAQRVKIQTSSGPVIGVIGTPPPHLLRDKDRNATPDKKEMFIDIGATSNEEVEAAGVRVGDPIIPITDFTVLSVKEPTYMAKAFDDRVGCALLISVMESLADGKHPNAVHGVGTVQEEVGLRGATTSAEMVNPDVAVILDIGPIGDVPGIKPDESVTRLGGGPNLLVYDTRMIPNLKLRDLVMDTAKTLDIPLQLDTLEFGGYDGGAIHLHKSGVPTVVIAIPTRHAHSHNSIIRRKDFDLTSKLVTALVRRLDEATVAGLCD; encoded by the coding sequence ATGGATGATATCGAGCGACTTCTCAAGGAACTTACCGAGGCCAGCGGTGTTTCTGGTTACGAAAAAGATGTCAGGCTGATCATGGAGCGCCGGTTTGTGCCCCTTGGAAGGGTGTCGCGCGACAGGCTTGGCAGCGTCATCGGATTTCAGAAAGGATCGTCCGTGAGTCCGCGCATACTAATCGCGGCTCATATGGATGAGATCGGCTTCATGGTGAAAATGGTCACCAAAGAGGGATTCATTAAATTTGTGCCTCTCGGCGGCTGGCCGAACCAGCACCTGCCCGCCCAGCGTGTGAAGATACAAACCTCGTCCGGTCCGGTTATCGGGGTCATTGGAACCCCGCCGCCCCATTTGCTGCGTGATAAGGACAGAAACGCGACGCCCGATAAAAAGGAAATGTTCATCGACATCGGGGCGACTTCCAATGAAGAAGTTGAAGCCGCCGGAGTCCGGGTAGGCGATCCCATCATTCCGATAACCGATTTCACGGTACTCTCGGTCAAAGAGCCGACCTATATGGCCAAGGCATTCGACGACCGGGTCGGTTGTGCCCTGCTTATCTCAGTGATGGAATCGTTAGCCGACGGAAAGCATCCCAACGCAGTTCACGGCGTCGGGACGGTCCAGGAGGAAGTGGGGTTGCGCGGCGCCACCACCAGCGCGGAAATGGTCAATCCCGATGTGGCAGTAATCCTCGATATCGGTCCGATCGGCGACGTTCCGGGTATCAAGCCGGATGAATCCGTTACACGTCTCGGCGGCGGTCCGAATCTGCTGGTTTACGACACCAGGATGATCCCGAACCTCAAGCTACGGGACCTGGTTATGGATACCGCCAAAACCCTGGATATCCCCCTGCAGCTGGACACACTGGAATTCGGTGGCTATGACGGCGGAGCAATTCATCTACATAAGAGCGGAGTACCGACGGTGGTCATCGCCATACCGACCAGGCACGCCCACAGCCACAATTCGATCATTCGGCGCAAAGATTTTGACCTGACGAGCAAACTGGTGACGGCGTTGGTACGTCGGCTCGATGAAGCTACGGTCGCCGGCCTGTGCGATTAA
- the pheA gene encoding prephenate dehydratase translates to MIKISIQGARGSFHDIVARKKFPGDSEIIESETFKQVFEDVHKGITDYGVVAIENSIYGSFLENYDFLLKYDARIVGEEYLRIVLNLIALPGTKIENITEIYTHPMAMNQSEDFLEKHPKMRRIESEDTAAAVRLIKGQDLHTAAAIGSALAAEIYGMKILAKDIETEKRNYTRFLIIARPNTPYDLDADKTSLVVRAKNIPGALYLVLKCFNDEGINLSKIESRPMVTGRVWEYYFYLDFEKGLNAPATQRALKELEKVTSMIKVLGTYKRDEKVEEQ, encoded by the coding sequence ATGATCAAGATTTCCATCCAGGGCGCCCGCGGTTCTTTCCACGACATCGTCGCCCGAAAAAAATTTCCCGGCGACTCCGAGATCATCGAGAGCGAAACATTCAAACAGGTATTTGAGGACGTCCACAAGGGAATCACCGACTATGGCGTCGTGGCGATCGAAAATTCAATTTACGGCTCATTCCTGGAAAACTATGACTTCCTGCTGAAATACGACGCGCGAATTGTCGGCGAAGAATATCTGCGCATTGTCCTGAACCTGATCGCCCTGCCGGGGACCAAGATCGAGAATATTACCGAAATCTACACGCATCCGATGGCAATGAACCAATCAGAGGATTTCCTGGAAAAGCACCCCAAGATGCGGCGCATCGAATCCGAGGATACCGCCGCGGCCGTCCGGTTGATCAAAGGGCAGGACCTGCACACGGCGGCGGCTATCGGATCGGCGCTAGCGGCGGAAATCTACGGTATGAAGATCCTTGCCAAGGACATCGAGACCGAGAAACGCAACTACACCCGCTTCCTGATCATCGCCCGTCCCAATACTCCCTACGACCTTGATGCCGATAAAACATCACTGGTGGTTCGCGCCAAGAATATTCCTGGCGCGTTGTACCTGGTCCTCAAATGCTTCAATGACGAGGGTATAAACCTTTCAAAGATTGAAAGCCGTCCCATGGTTACGGGAAGGGTCTGGGAATACTATTTCTATCTCGATTTCGAGAAAGGCCTCAATGCCCCGGCGACACAGCGGGCGTTGAAGGAACTCGAAAAAGTTACCAGCATGATAAAGGTGCTGGGCACATACAAAAGGGACGAAAAAGTCGAAGAGCAGTGA
- a CDS encoding YkgJ family cysteine cluster protein, producing MPELTEKQEKEIAEVKAMVETKRQKLGVKYDRYVARVVAVLRANNATFETMTDEEITELVMLVDVIGEESRGTMKKLGEYCARCGWCCSRTNKIVVTKEDTERISRALKQKTEDLFVFDGKEWSMKKVRPCRWWNPKNGRCAIYNIRPQVCRVWPMAVNEIGQKMVHSVSECSYAVMVLASKVIRYLQTPKAT from the coding sequence ATGCCCGAGCTGACCGAAAAGCAAGAGAAAGAGATAGCCGAAGTTAAGGCGATGGTGGAGACCAAGCGCCAGAAGCTCGGGGTCAAGTATGACCGTTATGTTGCCCGGGTGGTGGCAGTGCTCCGCGCCAACAACGCCACGTTCGAGACAATGACTGACGAAGAGATCACCGAACTGGTCATGCTGGTTGACGTCATCGGCGAGGAATCGCGCGGTACTATGAAGAAATTAGGCGAATATTGCGCCCGCTGTGGCTGGTGCTGCTCACGGACGAATAAGATCGTTGTGACGAAAGAAGACACCGAGCGCATCAGCCGGGCGCTTAAGCAAAAAACCGAAGATCTTTTCGTGTTTGACGGTAAAGAATGGTCGATGAAAAAGGTGCGTCCCTGCCGGTGGTGGAATCCCAAGAACGGGAGGTGCGCCATCTACAACATCCGGCCGCAGGTTTGCCGCGTCTGGCCGATGGCGGTAAATGAGATCGGCCAAAAGATGGTGCACAGCGTCTCGGAATGTTCCTACGCGGTGATGGTGCTGGCAAGCAAGGTGATACGTTACCTGCAAACACCCAAGGCAACTTAG
- a CDS encoding CvpA family protein, translated as MNWLDVVIIVILAIQVITGFAQGFIKALAGLVGLIVGIILAGRFYENLAGSLLSFISNTDVANVAAFVLILLVVWGIFSLVASLLTKLVSVAFLGLLNRLLGAVFGLVMGALFVAAALAVWARYFGTDSLSNSVMATFLLDKFPFVLSLLPSQFDSIKDFFK; from the coding sequence ATGAACTGGCTAGATGTTGTGATTATAGTCATCCTGGCCATCCAGGTGATCACCGGTTTCGCCCAGGGATTTATAAAAGCGCTGGCGGGGTTGGTTGGACTTATCGTCGGCATCATCCTGGCCGGGCGTTTCTACGAGAATCTCGCCGGCAGTCTCCTCAGTTTCATCTCCAATACCGATGTTGCCAACGTCGCCGCCTTCGTCCTGATCCTGCTGGTGGTTTGGGGTATTTTCTCGCTGGTTGCTTCGTTGCTGACCAAGCTGGTATCGGTGGCCTTTCTCGGTCTGCTGAACCGCCTCCTGGGCGCGGTTTTCGGTCTGGTCATGGGCGCCTTATTCGTCGCCGCCGCGCTGGCTGTCTGGGCCCGGTATTTCGGCACCGATTCTCTTTCGAATTCGGTGATGGCTACCTTCCTGCTCGATAAATTCCCGTTCGTGCTGAGCCTGTTGCCATCCCAATTCGACTCTATCAAAGATTTCTTTAAATAG
- a CDS encoding zf-TFIIB domain-containing protein, with protein MNCPKDSSPMIVVEHDQIALDYCPTCHGVWFDRGELELVTERACGPKAEICVADILTRPDASTPEASRRCPICNRKMLKKNVGTSPAVIIDACDRGDGLWFDGGELHQVLSKAEPAEGSAVDTGMLSFLKDTLKADISNKGGAE; from the coding sequence ATGAATTGTCCCAAAGACAGCAGCCCTATGATTGTGGTCGAACACGACCAGATCGCCCTTGATTATTGCCCAACTTGCCACGGAGTCTGGTTCGACCGCGGCGAATTGGAACTGGTAACCGAGCGGGCTTGCGGTCCTAAAGCCGAGATTTGCGTTGCCGACATCTTGACCCGACCCGACGCCTCCACCCCTGAGGCAAGCCGTCGTTGTCCCATCTGTAATCGCAAAATGTTGAAGAAAAATGTGGGTACCTCTCCCGCCGTTATTATCGACGCCTGCGATCGTGGAGACGGCTTGTGGTTTGACGGCGGCGAGCTGCACCAGGTCCTTTCCAAGGCTGAGCCGGCTGAGGGCAGCGCCGTGGATACCGGAATGCTCTCATTTCTCAAGGATACATTGAAAGCGGATATCTCAAATAAAGGAGGAGCTGAATGA
- a CDS encoding LemA family protein encodes MIPLIIILAVIVILFLIFIGIYNGLVGLRNQVKNAWAQIDVQLKRRYDLIPNLVETVKGYAKHEREVFENVTKARNMAQQVASAGPATRAQAEGELTAVLGRLIAVAEAYPELKANQNFLALQEELSSTENKISFSRQFYNDSVLNYNNKIQMFPSNIIAGMFGFTVSEFFEVKVEAERTAPKVSFT; translated from the coding sequence ATGATACCACTGATCATCATCCTGGCCGTCATCGTCATCCTGTTCCTGATTTTCATCGGCATCTACAACGGCCTGGTCGGGTTGAGGAACCAGGTCAAGAACGCCTGGGCTCAGATCGACGTCCAGTTGAAACGGCGGTACGACCTGATCCCCAACCTGGTCGAGACGGTCAAAGGCTACGCCAAGCACGAGCGCGAAGTCTTTGAAAACGTTACCAAAGCCCGGAACATGGCCCAGCAGGTTGCCTCAGCCGGACCGGCTACCCGCGCTCAGGCTGAAGGCGAACTCACCGCCGTCCTCGGCCGCTTGATCGCGGTCGCCGAAGCTTACCCGGAACTGAAGGCTAACCAGAACTTCCTGGCTCTGCAGGAAGAGTTGTCCTCGACCGAAAACAAGATTTCCTTCTCCCGCCAGTTCTACAACGATTCGGTCCTGAACTATAACAACAAGATCCAGATGTTTCCATCCAACATCATCGCCGGGATGTTCGGTTTCACTGTCAGCGAATTCTTCGAAGTCAAGGTCGAGGCTGAGCGGACCGCCCCAAAGGTTTCTTTCACTTAA